From the Temnothorax longispinosus isolate EJ_2023e chromosome 6, Tlon_JGU_v1, whole genome shotgun sequence genome, one window contains:
- the LOC139815117 gene encoding adenylate kinase 7 isoform X1 translates to MYCAKIELINNVQVLSDTIYIDQLSTPPDAPPDEEDEFEDEGDEYAEGNERQKRKWPDKSAEVPRKYEVIGTVLDREYSCPEDVTVINSNDQGLLLSELMICSVIIYDITQEPDQIKEACWVLKEIVHMLESTEKKSPKAFKREEPTRHFILISTIMTWAFTKPLNPSDPDLPFTEADYRKRKPHPNYKEHIQCEREVVAVKKIANLKNILKTLVICCGITYGEEEDPLHYLFKMAWQNTPFLPIFGEGRNKIPLLHVRDLAATVSSVLQNWPPMRYIVAVEQELISQNTIVKKISQGLTTGKVKNVSKEEALLLPEVSQQIYDQMTVDLNIDPVYVIDRIRWYFEMPFRDIVDAVIEEYKAARNLRPVKIIVLGPPASGKTRVARYLAKHYGIPYVHVKTLISDTIQKLVDDIEAAKADTAQDDLRDAAESAVGDEGKGAKEEDAEDKKEIIVSPVKLQEQLDEIRSNMAANNGRLDDIILNKLFLNRLDTKDCLNHGYVMDGHPKTLEQARSLFLISEESLEEAEEKFVDENVEVRNDAAILPELVVVLEASDEFLKERIINRPEREIQNTHYTEEHMLRRMREYRERNTDDNTPLQLFDEMEIHPLVISVETDTCPDMFPTIYRCLEKLGKPRNYGPTAEEMEIARKRTEAEARAAEIAEKLRKEREILECKRQREEKMTEWMNLMEKLKQEEEERLCILAEPLQHYLMKYVFPTLTEALIEVAKLRPEDPIDFLAEYLFKKNPEGRMFEPDYTETMSMLLDAIGRQQNDVLPREGLEADVAQFLKRQDELSTTDKIEKSEMQDVGRQIDAISILERSSEYEGINDSETEELNFAESITDEFEDKA, encoded by the exons atgtattgtGCTAAAATTGAgcttattaataatgttcAGGTACTATCGGATACTATCTATATCGATCAACTGAGTACACCACCAGACGCTCCGCCGGACGAAGAAGATGAATTCGAGGACGAAGGTGATGAGTATGCAGAAGGAAATGAGAGACAGAAAAGAAAGTGGCCGGACAAGAGTGCAGAAGTTCCAAGAAAATACGAAGTGATCGGTACAGTTCTGGATCGCGAG TACTCATGCCCAGAGGACGTAACGGTGATTAACTCGAACGACCAAGGCCTTCTTTTATCTGAGTTGATGATTTGTAGTGTCATTATCTATGACATTACACAGGAACCAGACCAAATCAAAGAAGCATGTTGGGTCTTGAAGG AGATTGTTCACATGCTGGAAAGTACGGAGAAAAAATCACCAAAAGCCTTCAAACGAGAGGAGCCAACacgacattttattttgatttccACCATAATGACGTGGGCTTTCACGAAGCCGTTAAATCCGTCAGATCCAGATTTACCATTCACGGAAGCAGATTATCGAAAGCGAAAGCCCCATCCAAATTACAAGGAACATATTCAGTGTGAGAGAGAAGTTGTGGCTGTGAAGAAGATCgctaatttaaagaatatattgaaAACTCTGGTGATTTGTTGCGGTATCACCTACGGCGAAGAAGAAGATCCGCTTCattatttgttcaaaatgGCCTGGCAAAACACGCCTTTCTTACCGATATTTGGCGAGGGACGGAACAAGATACCTCTTTTACACGTTCGCGACTTGGCCGC AACTGTATCGTCGGTGCTACAAAATTGGCCTCCGATGCGGTATATCGTCGCGGTGGAGCAAGAATTAATCTCTCAAAATACGATCGTTAAG AAAATCAGTCAGGGTTTAACTACCGGTAAGGTGAAAAACGTATCGAAGGAAGAGGCCCTTTTACTGCCGGAAGTTTCACAGCAGATATATGATCAGATGACAGTAGATTTAAACATCGATCCCGTATATGTCATCGATCGAATACGCTGGTATTTTGAAATGCCGTTCCGAGACATTGTAGACGCAGTCATAGAGGAATATAAAGCAGCACGAAATCTACGCCCGGTGAAAATAATCGTTCTTGGTCCACCAGCATCTGGGAAAACTCGGGTCGCTCGATATCTCGCGAAACATTATGGAATACCTTACGTTCACGTGAAAACATTGATCTCTGATACAATTCAAAAATTG GTCGACGACATCGAAGCCGCGAAAGCAGATACAGCACAAGATGACCTGAGAGATGCAGCAGAAAGTGCTGTTGGCGACGAGGGTAAAGGGGCTAAGGAAGAAGATGCAGAAGACAAAAAAGAGATTATTGTGAGCCCGGTAAAGTTGCAGGAGCAGCTTGACGAGATCCGGTCTAACATGGCAGCGAATAATGGCCGTCTCGACGATATCATCTTGAacaa GTTGTTCCTAAACCGGTTGGATACGAAGGATTGTTTGAATCACGGATACGTGATGGATGGACATCCGAAAACTCTTGAACAAGCCAGAAGTCTATTTCTGATCAGCGAGGAGAGTTTAGAGGAAGCCGAAGAGAAATTCGTGGACGAGAATGTCGAAGTTAGAAATGACGCGGCGATCCTGCCGGAATTGGTTGTAGTTTTGGAAGCGAGCGACGAGTTTCTGAAGGAACGAATCATAAATCGTCCAGAGAGAGAAATACAAAACACGCATTATACAGAGGAGCACATGCTACGACGTATGAGAGAATACAG GGAAAGAAATACGGACGATAACACGCCGCTACAATTATTCGACGAGATGGAAATCCACCCACTCGTCATCTCCGTGGAAACTGACACTTGTCCGGATATGTTTCCTACGATTTATCGCTGCTTGGAAAAGCTAGGAAAACCAAGAAATTACG GACCAACAGCCGAGGAAATGGAAATTGCACGAAAACGCACCGAAGCAGAAGCACGTGCTGCTGAAATTGcggaaaaattacgaaagGAGCGAGAAATTTTGGAATGTAAACGGCAGCGCGAAGAGAAAATGACGGAATGG ATGAACTTAATGGAGAAGTTGAAacaagaggaagaagaaaggcTTTGTATTTTGGCAGAGCCATTACAACATTACCTAATGAAGTACGTTTTTCCGACATTGACCGAAGCTTTGATAGAAGTTGCAAAATTACGACCGGAGGATCCAATAGATTTTCTC GCcgagtatttatttaaaaagaatccCGAGGGAAGAATGTTCGAGCCGGATTATACGGAAACAATGAGCATGCTCTTGGATGCTATCGGCCGGCAACAAAACGATGTCCTTCCGAGGGAAGGATTGGAGGCTGATGTAGCGCAATTCCTGAAAAGGCAGGATGAATTATCTACCAcggacaaaatagaaaaaagtgaaatgcAGGACGTAGGCAGGCAGATAGATGCGATTTCGATTCTTGAACGGAGCTCCGAGTATGAAGGAATTAATGACTCTGAAACGGAGGAATTGAATTTCGCTGAATCAATAACCGATGAATTTGAAGACAAAGCTTAA
- the LOC139815117 gene encoding adenylate kinase 7 isoform X2 has translation MYCAKIELINNVQVLSDTIYIDQLSTPPDAPPDEEDEFEDEGDEYAEGNERQKRKWPDKSAEVPRKYEVIGTVLDREYSCPEDVTVINSNDQGLLLSELMICSVIIYDITQEPDQIKEACWVLKEIVHMLESTEKKSPKAFKREEPTRHFILISTIMTWAFTKPLNPSDPDLPFTEADYRKRKPHPNYKEHIQCEREVVAVKKIANLKNILKTLVICCGITYGEEEDPLHYLFKMAWQNTPFLPIFGEGRNKIPLLHVRDLAATVSSVLQNWPPMRYIVAVEQELISQNTIVKKISQGLTTGKVKNVSKEEALLLPEVSQQIYDQMTVDLNIDPVYVIDRIRWYFEMPFRDIVDAVIEEYKAARNLRPVKIIVLGPPASGKTRVARYLAKHYGIPYVHVKTLISDTIQKLVDDIEAAKADTAQDDLRDAAESAVGDEGKGAKEEDAEDKKEIIVSPVKLQEQLDEIRSNMAANNGRLDDIILNKLFLNRLDTKDCLNHGYVMDGHPKTLEQARSLFLISEESLEEAEEKFVDENVEVRNDAAILPELVVVLEASDEFLKERIINRPEREIQNTHYTEEHMLRRMREYRERNTDDNTPLQLFDEMEIHPLVISVETDTCPDMFPTIYRCLEKLGKPRNYGPTAEEMEIARKRTEAEARAAEIAEKLRKEREILECKRQREEKMTEWMNLMEKLKQEEEERLCILAEPLQHYLMKYVFPTLTEALIEVAKLRPEDPIDFLLIDGFAVIINSCRNNRKKVIWPYVL, from the exons atgtattgtGCTAAAATTGAgcttattaataatgttcAGGTACTATCGGATACTATCTATATCGATCAACTGAGTACACCACCAGACGCTCCGCCGGACGAAGAAGATGAATTCGAGGACGAAGGTGATGAGTATGCAGAAGGAAATGAGAGACAGAAAAGAAAGTGGCCGGACAAGAGTGCAGAAGTTCCAAGAAAATACGAAGTGATCGGTACAGTTCTGGATCGCGAG TACTCATGCCCAGAGGACGTAACGGTGATTAACTCGAACGACCAAGGCCTTCTTTTATCTGAGTTGATGATTTGTAGTGTCATTATCTATGACATTACACAGGAACCAGACCAAATCAAAGAAGCATGTTGGGTCTTGAAGG AGATTGTTCACATGCTGGAAAGTACGGAGAAAAAATCACCAAAAGCCTTCAAACGAGAGGAGCCAACacgacattttattttgatttccACCATAATGACGTGGGCTTTCACGAAGCCGTTAAATCCGTCAGATCCAGATTTACCATTCACGGAAGCAGATTATCGAAAGCGAAAGCCCCATCCAAATTACAAGGAACATATTCAGTGTGAGAGAGAAGTTGTGGCTGTGAAGAAGATCgctaatttaaagaatatattgaaAACTCTGGTGATTTGTTGCGGTATCACCTACGGCGAAGAAGAAGATCCGCTTCattatttgttcaaaatgGCCTGGCAAAACACGCCTTTCTTACCGATATTTGGCGAGGGACGGAACAAGATACCTCTTTTACACGTTCGCGACTTGGCCGC AACTGTATCGTCGGTGCTACAAAATTGGCCTCCGATGCGGTATATCGTCGCGGTGGAGCAAGAATTAATCTCTCAAAATACGATCGTTAAG AAAATCAGTCAGGGTTTAACTACCGGTAAGGTGAAAAACGTATCGAAGGAAGAGGCCCTTTTACTGCCGGAAGTTTCACAGCAGATATATGATCAGATGACAGTAGATTTAAACATCGATCCCGTATATGTCATCGATCGAATACGCTGGTATTTTGAAATGCCGTTCCGAGACATTGTAGACGCAGTCATAGAGGAATATAAAGCAGCACGAAATCTACGCCCGGTGAAAATAATCGTTCTTGGTCCACCAGCATCTGGGAAAACTCGGGTCGCTCGATATCTCGCGAAACATTATGGAATACCTTACGTTCACGTGAAAACATTGATCTCTGATACAATTCAAAAATTG GTCGACGACATCGAAGCCGCGAAAGCAGATACAGCACAAGATGACCTGAGAGATGCAGCAGAAAGTGCTGTTGGCGACGAGGGTAAAGGGGCTAAGGAAGAAGATGCAGAAGACAAAAAAGAGATTATTGTGAGCCCGGTAAAGTTGCAGGAGCAGCTTGACGAGATCCGGTCTAACATGGCAGCGAATAATGGCCGTCTCGACGATATCATCTTGAacaa GTTGTTCCTAAACCGGTTGGATACGAAGGATTGTTTGAATCACGGATACGTGATGGATGGACATCCGAAAACTCTTGAACAAGCCAGAAGTCTATTTCTGATCAGCGAGGAGAGTTTAGAGGAAGCCGAAGAGAAATTCGTGGACGAGAATGTCGAAGTTAGAAATGACGCGGCGATCCTGCCGGAATTGGTTGTAGTTTTGGAAGCGAGCGACGAGTTTCTGAAGGAACGAATCATAAATCGTCCAGAGAGAGAAATACAAAACACGCATTATACAGAGGAGCACATGCTACGACGTATGAGAGAATACAG GGAAAGAAATACGGACGATAACACGCCGCTACAATTATTCGACGAGATGGAAATCCACCCACTCGTCATCTCCGTGGAAACTGACACTTGTCCGGATATGTTTCCTACGATTTATCGCTGCTTGGAAAAGCTAGGAAAACCAAGAAATTACG GACCAACAGCCGAGGAAATGGAAATTGCACGAAAACGCACCGAAGCAGAAGCACGTGCTGCTGAAATTGcggaaaaattacgaaagGAGCGAGAAATTTTGGAATGTAAACGGCAGCGCGAAGAGAAAATGACGGAATGG ATGAACTTAATGGAGAAGTTGAAacaagaggaagaagaaaggcTTTGTATTTTGGCAGAGCCATTACAACATTACCTAATGAAGTACGTTTTTCCGACATTGACCGAAGCTTTGATAGAAGTTGCAAAATTACGACCGGAGGATCCAATAGATTTTCTC CTGATAGATGGCTTTGCCGTAATCATCAATTCATGCCGGAACAacaggaaaaaagttatatggCCTTACGTATTATGA